In Candidatus Methylomirabilota bacterium, the genomic window ATCGCGGTGGCCAAGGAAGCGGCCGCCAAGGGCTTCGACGAGGTGCAGTTCGACTACGTCCGCTTCCCCACCGACGGCAAGCTCTCGGCGGCCAAGTACTCTCAAGCGAACAATTCGCAGACGCGGCTGCCGGCTATCGCGGGCTTCCTGGCCAGGGCCCGTCGCGAGCTGGCCCCCCTGGGTGTCTTCGTCGCCGCGGACGTCTTCGGCTATACGGCCTTCAACGAGAATGACACCGATATCGGCCAGCGCGTCGAGGAGCTGTCGGCGCATCTCGACTATATCTGCCCCATGGTCTATCCCTCGGGCTACCACCGTGGGATCCCGGGCGTGCGCAACCCGGTGGCCCAGCCGTATGAGATCGTCAAGGAAAGTGTGCGGCTGACGCGCAAGCGTTCCGCGCCCGCGCCGACGGTGGTGCGACCGTGGCTGCAGGACTTCAAGGACTACGCCTTCGACAAGCGCATCTTCGGCGTGGCCGAGATCAAGGCCCAGCTCCGGGGAGCCAAGGACGGCGGGGCCGTCGGCTACATGCTGTGGAACCCGAAGAACGACTACACCGGCTCGGCCCTGCCGCCCAAGGCGACGTCGACCGCGAGGGCCACGCCGAACCCGTGATCCGCTCTCTCCGCGCCTGCCTGCTCGCCTGCGCCCTGGTCTTGCCGGCCGGCGCCGCGGCCGGCGAGCTTCCGCCGAATGAGCTCGGCCGCGTGATGATCCTCGAGTACCACAAGATCGACCAGCCCGAAGAGCGCTGGACTCGCACGCCGGACAATTTCCGTCGCGACCTCGAGCGCCTCTGGGAGCGGGGCTACCGGCTCGTGGCCCTCAATGACTTCCTCGATGGCAAGATCGGTGTCCCGCGCGGCACCACGCCGGTCATCCTCACCTTCGATGACTCCTCCCCGGGCCAGTTCAAGCTCATCGAGAGGAACGGGGAATGGGGCGTGGATCCCGACTGCGCGGTGGGCATCCTCGAGGCCTTCGAGCGGCGCCACCCGGAGTTCGGCCACGCGGCGACCTTCTTCGTCTTGCCCGGCGCCGATCCGCCGAACCGTCTCTTCAATCAGAAGGAGCTGGCCAGCCGCAAGCTCCAGTACCTGGCCAGCCGCGGCTACGAGATCGGCAATCACACGCTCTGGCACGCCAATCTCGCCAAGTATTCCGAGCGCGTGGTGCGTCAGCAGATCGCCACGGCCCAGGAGTGGATACAGCGGCACGTCCCCACCTATCGCATCCGGACGCTGGCCCTGCCCATGGGCGCCTATCCGTCGGACATTCGCTGGAGCATCGAGGGAGCGGAGGGTCAGAACAGCTACCGCCACGACGCCATCCTCATGGTGGCGGGAGGCGCGGCGCCGTCGCCCTACGCGCGGGCCTTCGATCCCTATCGCCTGCCGCGGATCCAGGCCCTCGAGACCGAGCTCGGCCGCTGGCTCGCCCACTTCGAACGCAATCCTCAGGAACGCTATGTCAGTGACGGCGACCCGGGGCTCATCACCGTCCCGGCGGGGAGCCTGGACAAGGTGCGGCGCTCTCCCGGAGCGAAGGTCGTGGAGCGCCCGTAGGCGAGAGGAC contains:
- a CDS encoding polysaccharide deacetylase family protein, yielding MIRSLRACLLACALVLPAGAAAGELPPNELGRVMILEYHKIDQPEERWTRTPDNFRRDLERLWERGYRLVALNDFLDGKIGVPRGTTPVILTFDDSSPGQFKLIERNGEWGVDPDCAVGILEAFERRHPEFGHAATFFVLPGADPPNRLFNQKELASRKLQYLASRGYEIGNHTLWHANLAKYSERVVRQQIATAQEWIQRHVPTYRIRTLALPMGAYPSDIRWSIEGAEGQNSYRHDAILMVAGGAAPSPYARAFDPYRLPRIQALETELGRWLAHFERNPQERYVSDGDPGLITVPAGSLDKVRRSPGAKVVERP